In one Lolium rigidum isolate FL_2022 chromosome 3, APGP_CSIRO_Lrig_0.1, whole genome shotgun sequence genomic region, the following are encoded:
- the LOC124698974 gene encoding noroxomaritidine/norcraugsodine reductase-like: MAAAAAASRRSMGERWGLAGTTALVTGGSKGIGHAIVEELAELGARVHTCSRNAAELEECRRRWEEKNLRVTVSVCDVSVRAEREKLMDTVKRAFGGKLDVLVNNAAQSMVKPATECTGEDYARVMATNLESCFHLAQLAHPLLLSGRGRGGGCGGGSVVHISSIAGFVGFPGLTVYSMAKGAMNQLTRSLAAEWAGDGIRVNCVAPGGINTDIAKNVQETMDPEMVSSQAARVPMGRLGETSEVASVVAFLCMPGASYITGQVLCVDGGCTIA, from the exons AtggccgctgctgccgccgcatCACGCCGGAGCATGGGGGAGAGGTGGGGCCTTGCCGGCACCACGGCCCTCGTCACCGGCGGCAGCAAAGGGATCGG GCATGCGATTGTGGAGGAGCTGGCGGAGCTCGGCGCGAGGGTGCACACGTGCTCCCGGAACGCGGCGGAGCTGGAGGAGTGCCGTCGGCGGTGGGAGGAGAAGAACCTCCGCGTCACCGTCTCCGTCTGCGACGTCTCCGTGCGCGCCGAGAGGGAGAAGCTCATGGACACGGTGAAGCGAGCCTTCGGCGGCAAGCTGGACGTCCTGGTGAACAACGCGGCGCAGTCGATGGTGAAGCCGGCGACGGAGTGCACCGGCGAGGACTACGCGCGGGTGATGGCCACCAACCTCGAATCGTGCTTCCACCTCGCCCAGCTCGCGCATCCGCTGCTGCTCTCTGGCCGCGGCAGAGGTGGCGGCTGCGGCGGAGGAAGCGTCGTCCACATCTCCTCCATCGCCGGGTTCGTCGGCTTCCCGGGCCTCACCGTCTACTCCATGGCGAAAGGGGCCATGAACCAGCTCACCCGCAGCCTCGCCGCCGAGTGGGCCGGCGACGGCATACGGGTCAACTGTGTCGCGCCCGGCGGCATCAACACCGACATCGCCAAAAACGTG CAGGAGACGATGGACCCGGAGATGGTGAGCAGCCAGGCGGCGAGGGTGCCGATGGGGCGGCTGGGCGAGACATCGGAGGTGGCTTCGGTGGTAGCATTCCTCTGCATGCCGGGGGCCTCCTATATCACCGGCCAAGTCCTCTGCGTCGACGGTGGATGCACCATTGCTTGA